From one Esox lucius isolate fEsoLuc1 chromosome 11, fEsoLuc1.pri, whole genome shotgun sequence genomic stretch:
- the LOC114828700 gene encoding nuclear body protein SP140-like isoform X1, whose translation MDPLDFVTDDQLLRFFRCSRTEMSCMEQPHIFLYQLRDHNLIPEEVYKKLIRKKSKEQREKGLYDMLNWLEEKRPDCIKLFWRCVFKDHLLQQYPTLRLLRNSLLDGSFTLCEKLPEKMEKKVEEEVNGKKRKYSGEGEEEPKKKKTTVIRKRQTSKENESGEEEEQPSTSTQSTPSQKKKVQKPVFSSPLKKGETADIWTWPFYKTQLPVTCGDKKATLYRDKLARGGEDCILVDDQWFTLAGFEEFGGKKSSKNWKTSIRCEGITLAKLIQEGHLISPSFKRRKVGKIKTELFPSNKSAVSSTDSEYESDQEEDDEEVEVENEKEEGERGEQSTSAGGGASPGGSQVVGLRKIVFQVTCGVLSGMLHKDRFASGTRGKSVRTERSWMTPMEFLRGASVMAETSWKKDILCDGNPLSVLIENKVLIIHSVLCKCKLCNPTAEDLQEQVNDDDCFICRIQGSLICCDECPRSFHQGCHLPNVDDALLGNDRPWVCTFCILRNTQSWRQPSKKSYQDVLNYRTSDRLLECQYLLLCLYHTDEDQIFVKNPSINVRNYSSMIKTPMWLDGVVEKLQNSQYQTVKAFVADVLLIFTNCAAFNRDNSEFREMGERLADLFEREFRNTFSIQQQ comes from the exons ATGGACCCGTTGGATTTTGTGACAGATGATCAATTACTTAGGTTTTTCCGATGTAGTAGGACAGAAATGTCGTGCATGGAGCAACCACATATCTTCCTTTATCAACTCCGAGACCACAACCTCATTCCAGAGGAAGTGTACAAG AAGCTGATTCGGAAGAAGAGtaaggagcagagggagaagggTTTGTACGACATGCTGAACTGGTTGGAGGAAAAGAGACCTGACTGCATCAAGCTCTTCTGGCGCTGTGTGTTTAAGGACCACCTCCTGCAACAGTACCCCACGCTACGCCTGCTTCGTAATAGCCTGCTGGACG GGTCGTTCACAttatgtgagaaattgccagagaagatggagaagaaagtggaggaggaggtgaatgGAAAGAAGAGGAAGTATTCaggggaaggagaagaggagccTAAGAAGAAGAAAACAACTGTCATTAGAAAGAGGCAAACGTCAAAGGAAAATGAGAGtggtgaggaagaggagcagccCAGCACATCCACCCAGTCCACACCCAGTCAGAAGAAGAAAGTCCAGAAACCTGTCTTCA GTTCTCCTCTCAAGAAGGGGGAGACAGCTGACATCTGGACATGGCCCTTCTACAAGACCCAGCTACCAGTTACCTGCGGGGACAAGAAGGCCACACTCTACCGGGACAAGCTGGCCAGAGGTG gGGAGGACTGCATTTTGGTAGATGATCAGTGGTTCACCCTGGCTGGCTTTGAGGAGTTTGGGGGGAAGAAGAGCAGTAAGAACTGGAAGACCAGTATCCGCTGTGAAGGGATCACTCTGGCAAAACTGATTCAG GAAGGTCATTTAATTTCACCAAGTTTCAAAAGAAGAAAAGTTGGAAAG ATCAAGACAGAACTGTTTCCCTCCAACAAATCAGCAGTCTCGAGCACAG ATTCAGAATATGAGAGTGATCAGGAAGAGGACGATGAAGAAGTGGAGGTTGAAAATGAAaaggaggaaggagaaagaggagagcaaTCAACCTCTGCTGGAGGAGGGGCCAGTCCAGGAGGGAGTCAGGTTGTTGGTTTGCGAAAGATTGTCTTCCAAGTCACCTGTGGCGTCCTCAGTGGGATGCTACACAAGGACCGCTTTGCATCAG GGACTCGTGGGAAAAGTGTCCGTACAGAGCGGAGCTGGATGACCCCAATGGAGTTTTTGAGGGGGGCTTCAGTCATGGCAGAGACCTCCTGGAAGAAAGACATCCTGTGTGATGGGAATCCTCTCAGTGTCCTCATCGAG AATAAGGTGTTGATAATCCACTCTGTCTTGTGCAAGTGCAAGTTGTGCAATCCCACTGCCGAAGACTTG CAAGAACAGGTTAACGATGATGACTGCTTCATCTGTAGGATCCAAGGCAGCTTGATTTGCTGTGATGAATGTCCACGCTCTTTCCATCAGGGATGTCACCTACCTAATGTAGACGATGCATTGCTGGG GAATGATCGTCCCTGGGTGTGCACGTTCTGTATACTGAGAAACACTCAATCATGGCGTCAGCCCAGTAAGAAATCTTACCAGGATGTTCTGAACTACCGAACCTCTGACCGTCTTCTG GAATGCCAGTACCTCCTGCTGTGTCTGTACCACACAGACGAGGACCAAATCTTTGTGAAAAATCCTAGCATCAAC GTGAGAAACTACTCCAGCATGATAAAGACTCCAATGTGGCTGGATGGGGTGGTGGAGAAGCTGCAGAACAGTCAGTACCAGACGGTGAAGGCCTTCGTGGCCGACGTGTTGCTCATCTTCACCAACTGTGCCGCCTTCAACAGG GATAATTCAGAGTTCCGTGAGATGGGTGAAAGACTGGCGGATCTGTTTGAGAGAGAGTTCCGGAATACATTCAGCATTCAGCAGCAGTGA
- the LOC114828700 gene encoding nuclear body protein SP140-like protein isoform X3, translated as MDPLDFVTDDQLLRFFRCSRTEMSCMEQPHIFLYQLRDHNLIPEEVYKKLIRKKSKEQREKGLYDMLNWLEEKRPDCIKLFWRCVFKDHLLQQYPTLRLLRNSLLDGSPLKKGETADIWTWPFYKTQLPVTCGDKKATLYRDKLARGGEDCILVDDQWFTLAGFEEFGGKKSSKNWKTSIRCEGITLAKLIQEGHLISPSFKRRKVGKIKTELFPSNKSAVSSTDSEYESDQEEDDEEVEVENEKEEGERGEQSTSAGGGASPGGSQVVGLRKIVFQVTCGVLSGMLHKDRFASGTRGKSVRTERSWMTPMEFLRGASVMAETSWKKDILCDGNPLSVLIENKVLIIHSVLCKCKLCNPTAEDLQEQVNDDDCFICRIQGSLICCDECPRSFHQGCHLPNVDDALLGNDRPWVCTFCILRNTQSWRQPSKKSYQDVLNYRTSDRLLECQYLLLCLYHTDEDQIFVKNPSINVRNYSSMIKTPMWLDGVVEKLQNSQYQTVKAFVADVLLIFTNCAAFNRDNSEFREMGERLADLFEREFRNTFSIQQQ; from the exons ATGGACCCGTTGGATTTTGTGACAGATGATCAATTACTTAGGTTTTTCCGATGTAGTAGGACAGAAATGTCGTGCATGGAGCAACCACATATCTTCCTTTATCAACTCCGAGACCACAACCTCATTCCAGAGGAAGTGTACAAG AAGCTGATTCGGAAGAAGAGtaaggagcagagggagaagggTTTGTACGACATGCTGAACTGGTTGGAGGAAAAGAGACCTGACTGCATCAAGCTCTTCTGGCGCTGTGTGTTTAAGGACCACCTCCTGCAACAGTACCCCACGCTACGCCTGCTTCGTAATAGCCTGCTGGACG GTTCTCCTCTCAAGAAGGGGGAGACAGCTGACATCTGGACATGGCCCTTCTACAAGACCCAGCTACCAGTTACCTGCGGGGACAAGAAGGCCACACTCTACCGGGACAAGCTGGCCAGAGGTG gGGAGGACTGCATTTTGGTAGATGATCAGTGGTTCACCCTGGCTGGCTTTGAGGAGTTTGGGGGGAAGAAGAGCAGTAAGAACTGGAAGACCAGTATCCGCTGTGAAGGGATCACTCTGGCAAAACTGATTCAG GAAGGTCATTTAATTTCACCAAGTTTCAAAAGAAGAAAAGTTGGAAAG ATCAAGACAGAACTGTTTCCCTCCAACAAATCAGCAGTCTCGAGCACAG ATTCAGAATATGAGAGTGATCAGGAAGAGGACGATGAAGAAGTGGAGGTTGAAAATGAAaaggaggaaggagaaagaggagagcaaTCAACCTCTGCTGGAGGAGGGGCCAGTCCAGGAGGGAGTCAGGTTGTTGGTTTGCGAAAGATTGTCTTCCAAGTCACCTGTGGCGTCCTCAGTGGGATGCTACACAAGGACCGCTTTGCATCAG GGACTCGTGGGAAAAGTGTCCGTACAGAGCGGAGCTGGATGACCCCAATGGAGTTTTTGAGGGGGGCTTCAGTCATGGCAGAGACCTCCTGGAAGAAAGACATCCTGTGTGATGGGAATCCTCTCAGTGTCCTCATCGAG AATAAGGTGTTGATAATCCACTCTGTCTTGTGCAAGTGCAAGTTGTGCAATCCCACTGCCGAAGACTTG CAAGAACAGGTTAACGATGATGACTGCTTCATCTGTAGGATCCAAGGCAGCTTGATTTGCTGTGATGAATGTCCACGCTCTTTCCATCAGGGATGTCACCTACCTAATGTAGACGATGCATTGCTGGG GAATGATCGTCCCTGGGTGTGCACGTTCTGTATACTGAGAAACACTCAATCATGGCGTCAGCCCAGTAAGAAATCTTACCAGGATGTTCTGAACTACCGAACCTCTGACCGTCTTCTG GAATGCCAGTACCTCCTGCTGTGTCTGTACCACACAGACGAGGACCAAATCTTTGTGAAAAATCCTAGCATCAAC GTGAGAAACTACTCCAGCATGATAAAGACTCCAATGTGGCTGGATGGGGTGGTGGAGAAGCTGCAGAACAGTCAGTACCAGACGGTGAAGGCCTTCGTGGCCGACGTGTTGCTCATCTTCACCAACTGTGCCGCCTTCAACAGG GATAATTCAGAGTTCCGTGAGATGGGTGAAAGACTGGCGGATCTGTTTGAGAGAGAGTTCCGGAATACATTCAGCATTCAGCAGCAGTGA
- the LOC114828700 gene encoding nuclear body protein SP140-like isoform X2 translates to MDPLDFVTDDQLLRFFRCSRTEMSCMEQPHIFLYQLRDHNLIPEEVYKKLIRKKSKEQREKGLYDMLNWLEEKRPDCIKLFWRCVFKDHLLQQYPTLRLLRNSLLDGSFTLCEKLPEKMEKKVEEEVNGKKRKYSGEGEEEPKKKKTTVIRKRQTSKENESGEEEEQPSTSTQSTPSQKKKVQKPVFSSPLKKGETADIWTWPFYKTQLPVTCGDKKATLYRDKLARGEDCILVDDQWFTLAGFEEFGGKKSSKNWKTSIRCEGITLAKLIQEGHLISPSFKRRKVGKIKTELFPSNKSAVSSTDSEYESDQEEDDEEVEVENEKEEGERGEQSTSAGGGASPGGSQVVGLRKIVFQVTCGVLSGMLHKDRFASGTRGKSVRTERSWMTPMEFLRGASVMAETSWKKDILCDGNPLSVLIENKVLIIHSVLCKCKLCNPTAEDLQEQVNDDDCFICRIQGSLICCDECPRSFHQGCHLPNVDDALLGNDRPWVCTFCILRNTQSWRQPSKKSYQDVLNYRTSDRLLECQYLLLCLYHTDEDQIFVKNPSINVRNYSSMIKTPMWLDGVVEKLQNSQYQTVKAFVADVLLIFTNCAAFNRDNSEFREMGERLADLFEREFRNTFSIQQQ, encoded by the exons ATGGACCCGTTGGATTTTGTGACAGATGATCAATTACTTAGGTTTTTCCGATGTAGTAGGACAGAAATGTCGTGCATGGAGCAACCACATATCTTCCTTTATCAACTCCGAGACCACAACCTCATTCCAGAGGAAGTGTACAAG AAGCTGATTCGGAAGAAGAGtaaggagcagagggagaagggTTTGTACGACATGCTGAACTGGTTGGAGGAAAAGAGACCTGACTGCATCAAGCTCTTCTGGCGCTGTGTGTTTAAGGACCACCTCCTGCAACAGTACCCCACGCTACGCCTGCTTCGTAATAGCCTGCTGGACG GGTCGTTCACAttatgtgagaaattgccagagaagatggagaagaaagtggaggaggaggtgaatgGAAAGAAGAGGAAGTATTCaggggaaggagaagaggagccTAAGAAGAAGAAAACAACTGTCATTAGAAAGAGGCAAACGTCAAAGGAAAATGAGAGtggtgaggaagaggagcagccCAGCACATCCACCCAGTCCACACCCAGTCAGAAGAAGAAAGTCCAGAAACCTGTCTTCA GTTCTCCTCTCAAGAAGGGGGAGACAGCTGACATCTGGACATGGCCCTTCTACAAGACCCAGCTACCAGTTACCTGCGGGGACAAGAAGGCCACACTCTACCGGGACAAGCTGGCCAGAG gGGAGGACTGCATTTTGGTAGATGATCAGTGGTTCACCCTGGCTGGCTTTGAGGAGTTTGGGGGGAAGAAGAGCAGTAAGAACTGGAAGACCAGTATCCGCTGTGAAGGGATCACTCTGGCAAAACTGATTCAG GAAGGTCATTTAATTTCACCAAGTTTCAAAAGAAGAAAAGTTGGAAAG ATCAAGACAGAACTGTTTCCCTCCAACAAATCAGCAGTCTCGAGCACAG ATTCAGAATATGAGAGTGATCAGGAAGAGGACGATGAAGAAGTGGAGGTTGAAAATGAAaaggaggaaggagaaagaggagagcaaTCAACCTCTGCTGGAGGAGGGGCCAGTCCAGGAGGGAGTCAGGTTGTTGGTTTGCGAAAGATTGTCTTCCAAGTCACCTGTGGCGTCCTCAGTGGGATGCTACACAAGGACCGCTTTGCATCAG GGACTCGTGGGAAAAGTGTCCGTACAGAGCGGAGCTGGATGACCCCAATGGAGTTTTTGAGGGGGGCTTCAGTCATGGCAGAGACCTCCTGGAAGAAAGACATCCTGTGTGATGGGAATCCTCTCAGTGTCCTCATCGAG AATAAGGTGTTGATAATCCACTCTGTCTTGTGCAAGTGCAAGTTGTGCAATCCCACTGCCGAAGACTTG CAAGAACAGGTTAACGATGATGACTGCTTCATCTGTAGGATCCAAGGCAGCTTGATTTGCTGTGATGAATGTCCACGCTCTTTCCATCAGGGATGTCACCTACCTAATGTAGACGATGCATTGCTGGG GAATGATCGTCCCTGGGTGTGCACGTTCTGTATACTGAGAAACACTCAATCATGGCGTCAGCCCAGTAAGAAATCTTACCAGGATGTTCTGAACTACCGAACCTCTGACCGTCTTCTG GAATGCCAGTACCTCCTGCTGTGTCTGTACCACACAGACGAGGACCAAATCTTTGTGAAAAATCCTAGCATCAAC GTGAGAAACTACTCCAGCATGATAAAGACTCCAATGTGGCTGGATGGGGTGGTGGAGAAGCTGCAGAACAGTCAGTACCAGACGGTGAAGGCCTTCGTGGCCGACGTGTTGCTCATCTTCACCAACTGTGCCGCCTTCAACAGG GATAATTCAGAGTTCCGTGAGATGGGTGAAAGACTGGCGGATCTGTTTGAGAGAGAGTTCCGGAATACATTCAGCATTCAGCAGCAGTGA